In one uncultured Methanobrevibacter sp. genomic region, the following are encoded:
- a CDS encoding 30S ribosomal protein S7, which produces MSKLFNKWDLDEVKVEDLGLVKYICLDETLVPHTSGRHVKRQFAKSKVSIVERLMNKVMRTHLNSGKKNKAYNIVRDALEIINKRTKKNPVQVLVTAVENTAPREETTRIKYGGIGYQVAVDISPQRRVDLSLGFLTRGTLQSSFKNRKSVAECLADELILASEEDSRSFALQKAEEKERVAKAAH; this is translated from the coding sequence ATGAGTAAATTATTCAATAAATGGGATCTCGATGAAGTAAAAGTTGAGGACTTAGGTTTAGTAAAATATATCTGCTTAGATGAAACTTTAGTTCCACATACTTCTGGTAGACACGTAAAAAGACAATTCGCAAAATCTAAAGTATCTATTGTTGAAAGATTAATGAACAAAGTAATGAGAACCCATCTCAACTCTGGTAAAAAGAATAAAGCTTACAACATCGTAAGAGATGCATTAGAAATTATCAATAAAAGAACTAAAAAGAATCCTGTTCAAGTTTTAGTTACTGCAGTTGAAAACACTGCACCTCGTGAAGAAACTACTCGTATTAAATACGGTGGTATTGGATACCAAGTAGCTGTAGATATCTCACCACAAAGAAGAGTAGACCTTTCATTAGGATTCTTGACCAGAGGTACTTTACAATCTTCATTCAAAAACAGAAAATCTGTTGCTGAATGTTTAGCTGATGAATTAATTCTTGCTTCTGAAGAAGATTCAAGAAGTTTCGCTTTACAAAAAGCTGAAGAGAAAGAAAGAGTTGCTAAAGCAGCGCACTAA
- a CDS encoding DNA-directed RNA polymerase subunit A', which yields MSPDDIREMSVVTVETPDTYEDDGFPIEKGLMDPRLGVIDPSLVCRTCGFRGGDCQGHFGSIELARPVIHIGFGDVIHKILRSTCNSCGRVLLPENVLEEYTKKITEAMENKESISEILKKLQNETKKVEMSDAKQNDIVDKIMKEVYPEGEDNYDDADSEDLLLNILDQLYAEAYMERDETEGKPHFKYIDPKQLCPHCKKNQSMADIEASYDMIEAKNADDLHKLHDKIVEDVEEEFEKKVAKIDKKIEKLQESDEVDKDAIVELEEEKTDILAEAEEKSEDKVQKEFKRRLRDFVKQYLQELIQEPILLDKPVTIRRGDYKLTASEVRERLENITDYDSFVLGVNPEVARPEWLVLTVLPVPPVTVRPSITLDTGERSEDDLTHKLVDILRINQRLLENMEAGAPQLIVEDLWELLQYHVTTYFDNEASGVPPARHRSGRPLKTLTQRLKGKEGRFRSNLSGKRVNFSARTVISPDPNISINEVGVPEMIAKEVTVPVYVNEWNMDEMIKYIENGPEVHPGANYVIRKDGRKIRVHSEETKELILEQLEPGFIIERHLKDGDMVLFNRQPSLHRMSMMAHEVRVLPYKTFRLNLCVCPPYNADFDGDEMNMHVFQTDESRAEAKSLMRVQEHILSPRFGGPIIGAIHDHISGAYLLTRDGVEFTEEEALQIIRKSHLKIPEFKSGQWILKYDSDHDEESFIYKDKGDKWTGKELFSLLLPNDLNLSYSAEISKCPVVYPETDASVVIKNGILTQGVIDESAYGSFSGKILDKIVKEYGPGRAKEFLDRSTDLAICGIMKTGITTSLNDEEIPSEAQDRINEHLDKKMAEVDKLVESYEEGYLQALPGRSLEETLEMKIMQVLGEARDMSGQIAENYLTMGKQSDDDSYEHVMAVENHSVVMARTGARASMLNLTQITACVGQQAVRGGRIERGYLNRTLPHFKKGELGAKAKGFVHSSYKSGLDPIEFFFHAMGGREGLVDTAIRTAQSGYMQRRLVNALQDLQVKQSGLVTDNQGNVIQTMFGEDGVDPAKSDFGKPADLNKLIDEIRMEGK from the coding sequence ATGTCTCCTGATGACATTCGTGAAATGTCTGTTGTTACTGTTGAAACTCCGGATACCTATGAGGATGATGGTTTTCCTATTGAAAAAGGTTTAATGGATCCTCGTTTAGGTGTTATCGACCCAAGTTTAGTTTGTAGAACTTGTGGTTTCAGAGGTGGGGACTGTCAAGGACACTTTGGTAGTATTGAACTCGCAAGACCTGTTATCCACATTGGTTTTGGTGATGTAATTCATAAGATTTTACGTTCAACCTGTAACAGTTGCGGTCGTGTTCTATTACCTGAAAACGTTCTTGAAGAATACACCAAAAAAATTACTGAAGCAATGGAAAACAAGGAAAGCATTTCAGAAATTTTGAAAAAACTACAAAACGAAACCAAAAAAGTCGAAATGTCTGATGCTAAACAGAATGACATTGTTGATAAAATCATGAAAGAAGTCTATCCTGAAGGAGAAGACAACTATGATGATGCTGATAGTGAAGATTTATTATTGAACATTTTGGATCAACTTTATGCTGAAGCTTACATGGAAAGAGATGAAACTGAGGGAAAACCTCACTTCAAATACATTGACCCAAAACAGCTCTGTCCACACTGTAAGAAAAATCAATCAATGGCTGATATTGAAGCAAGCTATGATATGATTGAAGCTAAAAATGCTGATGATTTACACAAACTTCATGACAAGATAGTTGAAGATGTCGAAGAGGAATTCGAGAAAAAGGTTGCCAAAATCGACAAGAAAATTGAAAAACTTCAAGAAAGCGATGAAGTTGATAAAGATGCAATTGTTGAGTTAGAAGAGGAAAAAACCGATATTCTTGCTGAAGCTGAAGAAAAATCTGAAGATAAAGTTCAAAAAGAATTCAAAAGACGTTTAAGAGATTTCGTCAAACAATACTTGCAAGAATTAATCCAAGAACCTATTCTTTTAGACAAACCTGTAACAATCCGTCGTGGAGATTACAAGTTGACTGCATCTGAAGTACGTGAAAGACTTGAAAACATCACTGATTATGATTCATTTGTTTTAGGTGTTAATCCTGAAGTTGCAAGACCTGAATGGTTAGTATTAACAGTGCTTCCTGTTCCTCCTGTAACTGTAAGGCCATCAATTACTTTGGATACTGGTGAGAGGTCTGAAGACGACTTGACTCACAAGCTTGTAGATATCTTAAGAATCAATCAAAGATTGCTCGAAAACATGGAAGCTGGTGCTCCACAATTGATTGTTGAAGACTTATGGGAATTATTACAATATCACGTTACTACTTACTTTGATAATGAAGCTAGTGGTGTTCCACCTGCAAGACACAGATCCGGAAGACCTCTCAAAACATTAACCCAAAGGTTAAAAGGTAAAGAAGGTCGTTTCAGATCAAACCTTTCAGGTAAACGTGTAAACTTCTCTGCACGTACTGTAATTTCACCTGACCCAAACATCAGTATCAATGAGGTCGGTGTTCCTGAAATGATTGCAAAAGAAGTAACCGTACCAGTATATGTAAACGAATGGAACATGGATGAAATGATTAAATACATTGAAAACGGTCCTGAAGTTCACCCTGGTGCAAATTATGTAATCAGAAAAGACGGAAGAAAAATCAGAGTGCATTCCGAAGAAACCAAAGAGTTAATCCTAGAACAATTGGAACCAGGTTTCATTATTGAAAGACACTTGAAAGATGGAGATATGGTACTGTTCAACCGTCAGCCTTCACTTCACAGAATGAGTATGATGGCTCACGAAGTAAGAGTACTTCCATACAAGACTTTCAGATTAAACTTATGCGTATGTCCTCCATACAATGCGGACTTTGACGGAGACGAAATGAACATGCACGTATTCCAGACTGATGAATCTCGTGCAGAAGCTAAATCCTTGATGCGTGTACAGGAACACATTCTATCTCCAAGGTTCGGAGGACCAATTATCGGTGCTATTCACGACCACATTTCCGGTGCTTATCTTTTAACCAGGGATGGTGTCGAATTCACAGAAGAAGAAGCACTACAAATCATACGCAAATCCCACTTGAAAATACCTGAATTCAAGTCCGGTCAATGGATTTTAAAATATGACTCTGACCACGATGAAGAATCATTTATCTACAAAGACAAAGGAGATAAATGGACAGGTAAAGAATTGTTCTCATTATTATTACCAAATGACTTAAACTTATCTTACAGTGCTGAGATTTCAAAATGTCCTGTAGTATACCCTGAAACAGATGCAAGCGTTGTTATCAAAAACGGTATCTTGACTCAAGGTGTAATCGATGAATCCGCTTACGGATCATTTTCAGGTAAAATCTTAGATAAAATCGTTAAAGAATATGGTCCTGGAAGAGCTAAGGAGTTCTTAGACCGTTCCACTGACCTTGCTATCTGTGGAATCATGAAAACAGGAATTACCACTTCATTAAACGATGAAGAAATTCCTTCCGAAGCTCAAGATCGTATTAACGAGCACTTGGATAAAAAGATGGCTGAAGTAGATAAACTTGTTGAATCTTATGAAGAAGGTTATCTCCAAGCTTTACCTGGTAGAAGTCTTGAAGAGACTTTAGAGATGAAAATCATGCAAGTTCTCGGGGAAGCTAGGGATATGTCCGGTCAGATTGCAGAAAATTACCTCACAATGGGTAAACAATCTGATGATGACTCATACGAACATGTAATGGCTGTTGAAAACCACTCTGTAGTAATGGCACGTACCGGTGCAAGGGCATCCATGTTGAACCTTACTCAGATTACTGCTTGTGTAGGACAACAAGCGGTTAGGGGTGGACGTATCGAAAGGGGTTACCTAAACCGTACCTTACCTCACTTCAAGAAAGGTGAGTTAGGGGCTAAAGCGAAAGGATTTGTACACTCAAGTTACAAATCAGGTCTTGACCCAATTGAGTTCTTCTTCCACGCAATGGGAGGAAGAGAAGGTCTTGTAGATACAGCGATTCGTACCGCACAATCCGGTTACATGCAAAGAAGACTCGTAAACGCATTGCAAGATTTACAAGTTAAACAGTCAGGACTTGTTACTGACAACCAAGGTAATGTTATCCAAACCATGTTCGGTGAAGATGGTGTGGATCCTGCAAAATCAGACTTTGGTAAACCAGCTGACTTAAATAAACTTATTGATGAAATCAGAATGGAAGGTAAGTAG
- the cobK gene encoding precorrin-6A reductase has protein sequence MKILLLGGTKDSTNIIEFIKSRYDAYILTTTTTEYGAKLAMQGGSDDTIACPLPKDEIINIINENDFNILIDATHPFAKHITQTSTSIAKELKIPYLRFERPITDLKNIDTSHIHYVDSFDDAGKLIAESFNEGNVLHFAGANTMEDILKYVPAERFYPRILKVESSLEKCEKLNIDPGHIIPMKGAASLEENIELIERYDASAMITKESGEIGGVVEKIQAANEKDIAVIMIQRPKIDELNKNDIVSNMDELDIKLKNFF, from the coding sequence ATGAAAATACTCCTGCTTGGAGGAACTAAGGACTCAACAAACATCATAGAATTTATTAAAAGCAGATATGATGCATACATCCTAACGACAACCACCACAGAATATGGTGCAAAACTGGCCATGCAAGGCGGAAGCGACGATACCATAGCTTGTCCACTTCCAAAGGATGAAATCATCAATATAATAAATGAAAATGACTTTAACATTCTTATTGATGCAACCCACCCATTTGCAAAGCACATTACACAAACCAGCACAAGCATAGCAAAAGAGTTAAAAATTCCATATCTTCGTTTTGAAAGGCCCATCACCGACCTGAAAAATATCGATACATCACACATCCATTATGTAGATTCATTTGACGATGCGGGAAAATTGATAGCTGAGAGTTTCAATGAAGGAAATGTTCTGCATTTTGCAGGAGCCAACACCATGGAAGACATCCTGAAATATGTTCCCGCCGAAAGGTTCTATCCAAGAATTCTGAAGGTGGAAAGCTCACTTGAAAAATGTGAAAAACTAAACATCGACCCAGGCCACATCATCCCAATGAAAGGAGCTGCAAGCCTTGAAGAAAACATAGAGCTTATTGAAAGATACGATGCATCAGCAATGATTACAAAGGAAAGCGGTGAAATAGGCGGAGTCGTTGAAAAGATACAGGCCGCAAATGAAAAGGACATTGCAGTAATAATGATTCAAAGACCAAAAATAGATGAATTAAATAAAAATGATATTGTATCTAATATGGATGAATTAGATATTAAATTAAAAAACTTTTTTTAA
- a CDS encoding 30S ribosomal protein S12 codes for MPGLFAAKKLKKNRQNFKWKDVDYKRRALRLDVKADPLEGAPQARGIVIEKVGIEAKQPNSAIRKCVRVQLIKNGKQLTAFAPGDGAIGFIDEHDEVMIEGIGGPSGRSMGDIPGVRWKVSKVNNVALSEMVSGKIEKPVR; via the coding sequence ATGCCAGGACTTTTTGCTGCAAAAAAACTTAAAAAAAATAGACAAAATTTTAAGTGGAAAGACGTGGATTACAAAAGGAGAGCTTTAAGATTAGACGTTAAAGCAGACCCTCTCGAAGGAGCTCCTCAAGCAAGAGGAATTGTAATCGAAAAAGTAGGGATAGAAGCAAAACAACCTAACTCTGCTATCCGTAAATGTGTTCGTGTTCAATTAATCAAAAACGGTAAACAATTAACTGCTTTCGCACCAGGTGACGGAGCTATCGGATTTATCGATGAACACGATGAAGTGATGATTGAAGGAATCGGTGGACCATCCGGAAGATCCATGGGAGATATTCCAGGGGTTCGTTGGAAAGTTTCCAAAGTTAACAACGTAGCTTTATCTGAAATGGTAAGTGGAAAAATAGAAAAACCTGTAAGATAA
- a CDS encoding 50S ribosomal protein L30e, with product MMDVDRGIRVAVDTGDVTLGSEKSIQSLKLGKGQLVVVASNAPKEILEDVEYYANLSEIPSLVYDGTSVDLGSVCGKPFTVATLIVNDPGDSTILDDLR from the coding sequence ATGATGGACGTAGATAGAGGAATCAGGGTAGCTGTCGACACTGGTGATGTGACTTTAGGCTCTGAAAAATCAATTCAATCTTTAAAATTAGGAAAAGGACAACTTGTTGTTGTTGCTAGTAACGCTCCTAAAGAAATTCTTGAAGATGTTGAATATTACGCAAATCTTTCCGAAATTCCATCCTTAGTATATGATGGAACTAGTGTAGATTTGGGTTCTGTTTGTGGTAAACCTTTTACTGTTGCTACATTAATCGTAAACGATCCAGGAGATTCTACTATATTAGACGATTTGAGGTAG
- a CDS encoding elongation factor EF-2 gives MSRRDKMIAKIKELMYEPEQIRNIGICAHIDHGKTTLSDNLLAGAGMISEELAGDQRFLDFDEQEQARGITIDAANVSMVHDYKDSEYLINLIDTPGHVDFGGDVTRAMRAVDGAVVVVCAVEGIMPQTETVFRQALKENVKPVLFINKVDRLINELKLEPEELQNRFLKIFMEANKLIKNMAPEEKKEEWKLDFTDGSVAFGSAYHNWAINVPTMQETGINFKDIIDYCNAENEKELAQKVPLSDVLLGMVVEHLPSPKEAQVYRVPNIWDGDIESPAGKCMVETAPEGPLAVMVTNVSVDKHAGEIATGRVYGGSIEKGTEVYLVGSHGKSRVQQVGVYFGPERVNTDKVPAGNIVYVAGAKGAIAGETLCSPEDKIKEFEGLEHISEPVVTVAVEAKNTKDLPKLIEVLRQTGKEDPTVKIDINEETGEHLVSGMGELHLEVIGYRIKDKGVDITTSEPIVVYRETVKKLSPQVEGKSPNKHNRFYITVEPIEPSLYDAIADGDIKEGRVKGKESANDFMEAGLDKEEARRVWAVHNRSIFLNMTRGIQYLDEVKELLLEGFESTLESGPLGEEISMGLKFKLNDAKLHEDAVHRGPAQVLPAIRNAILGSMMLAEPALLEPMQKVVIDTPNDYMGACTREIQNRRGQIVNMGQETGDMARIESKVPVAEMFGFAGDIRSAAEGRCLWSTEIAGFEPLPREMQNQIVREIRQRKGLSAEPFPPSHYLGDL, from the coding sequence TTGAGTAGAAGAGACAAAATGATTGCAAAAATCAAAGAATTGATGTATGAACCTGAACAAATCAGAAATATTGGTATTTGTGCTCACATCGATCACGGTAAAACTACCTTATCTGATAACTTGCTCGCAGGTGCAGGAATGATTTCCGAAGAACTTGCTGGTGATCAAAGATTCTTAGATTTTGATGAACAAGAACAAGCACGTGGTATTACTATTGATGCAGCTAACGTATCCATGGTACACGATTACAAAGATAGTGAATACTTAATCAACTTAATCGATACTCCAGGTCACGTTGACTTCGGTGGAGACGTAACTCGTGCTATGAGAGCTGTAGATGGTGCAGTAGTAGTAGTTTGTGCTGTAGAAGGAATTATGCCTCAAACTGAGACAGTATTCAGACAAGCATTAAAAGAAAATGTTAAACCGGTTTTATTCATTAACAAAGTTGACAGATTAATCAACGAGTTAAAATTAGAACCTGAAGAGTTACAAAACAGATTCTTAAAAATCTTCATGGAAGCTAATAAATTAATCAAAAACATGGCTCCTGAAGAGAAAAAAGAAGAATGGAAATTAGATTTCACTGATGGTAGTGTAGCTTTCGGTTCAGCATACCACAATTGGGCTATTAACGTACCAACTATGCAAGAAACTGGAATTAACTTCAAAGACATCATTGATTATTGTAACGCTGAAAATGAAAAAGAATTAGCTCAAAAAGTACCTTTATCTGATGTATTATTAGGTATGGTAGTAGAACACTTACCTTCCCCTAAAGAAGCTCAAGTATACAGAGTACCTAACATATGGGATGGAGACATCGAATCTCCTGCAGGTAAATGTATGGTTGAAACCGCACCTGAAGGACCTTTAGCTGTAATGGTTACCAACGTATCTGTAGACAAACACGCTGGTGAAATCGCTACTGGTAGGGTATACGGTGGATCAATCGAAAAAGGTACAGAAGTATATCTCGTTGGTTCTCACGGTAAATCCAGAGTACAACAAGTAGGTGTATACTTCGGTCCTGAAAGAGTTAACACCGATAAGGTACCTGCAGGTAACATTGTATATGTTGCTGGTGCAAAAGGTGCTATCGCTGGGGAAACTCTCTGTTCACCTGAAGACAAAATCAAAGAGTTCGAAGGTTTAGAACACATTTCAGAACCTGTAGTTACTGTTGCTGTAGAAGCTAAAAATACTAAAGATTTACCAAAATTAATTGAAGTATTAAGACAAACTGGTAAAGAAGACCCTACCGTTAAAATCGATATTAACGAAGAAACCGGTGAACACTTAGTATCCGGTATGGGTGAGCTTCACTTAGAAGTTATTGGTTACAGAATTAAAGATAAAGGTGTAGACATTACCACATCCGAACCAATCGTTGTATACAGAGAAACCGTTAAAAAACTTTCTCCACAAGTTGAAGGTAAATCTCCAAACAAACACAACAGATTCTACATTACTGTTGAACCTATTGAACCAAGCCTTTACGATGCAATCGCTGATGGTGACATCAAAGAAGGTAGAGTTAAAGGTAAAGAATCAGCTAACGACTTCATGGAAGCTGGATTAGATAAAGAAGAAGCTAGAAGAGTATGGGCTGTTCACAACAGAAGCATTTTCCTTAACATGACTCGTGGTATTCAATACTTGGACGAAGTTAAAGAATTATTACTCGAAGGATTTGAATCCACTTTAGAAAGTGGTCCTTTAGGTGAAGAAATCTCCATGGGATTAAAATTCAAACTCAACGATGCAAAACTTCACGAAGACGCAGTTCACAGAGGACCTGCACAAGTATTGCCTGCTATCAGAAATGCAATCTTAGGTTCTATGATGTTAGCAGAACCTGCTTTACTCGAACCTATGCAAAAAGTAGTCATTGATACTCCTAACGATTACATGGGTGCATGTACTCGTGAGATTCAAAACAGAAGAGGTCAAATTGTCAACATGGGTCAAGAGACTGGTGACATGGCTAGAATTGAATCCAAAGTACCTGTAGCTGAAATGTTCGGTTTCGCTGGAGACATCAGATCTGCTGCTGAAGGTAGATGTTTATGGTCTACTGAAATTGCAGGATTTGAACCACTCCCACGTGAGATGCAAAATCAAATCGTAAGGGAAATCAGACAAAGAAAAGGATTATCTGCTGAACCTTTCCCTCCAAGTCATTACTTAGGAGATTTATAA
- the tuf gene encoding translation elongation factor EF-1 subunit alpha, whose product MAKEKEHLNLAFIGHVDHGKSTLVGHLLLKAGAIAEQQLDDGENKFRFVMDKLGEERERGVTIDLAHQKFSTKKYDYTVVDCPGHRDFVKNMITGASQADAGVLVVAADDGVMPQTKEHVFLSKTLGINQLIVAINKIDLVDYSEDKYNELKEEVSNLIKTVGFNPADVPFIPLSAFEGDNINDASPNTPWYKGDNLIDALDKLTPPEKPTNLPLRIPIQDVYSITGVGTVPVGRVETGVMKKGENVIFEPAGASGEVKSIEMHHEVFDSAEPGDNIGFNVRGVGKNDIRRGDVAGHTDSAPTVAKEFDAQIVVLQHPGVITVGYTPVFHCHTSQVACTFLELSKKLNPATGAVDEENPDFLKTGNAAIVKIKPTKPMCLENAKEIPQMGRFAIRDMGQTVAAGLCLNITPAK is encoded by the coding sequence ATGGCAAAAGAAAAAGAACATCTTAACTTAGCATTTATTGGACACGTTGACCACGGAAAATCCACTTTAGTTGGACACTTATTATTAAAAGCTGGTGCAATCGCTGAACAACAATTAGATGACGGAGAAAACAAATTCAGATTTGTTATGGACAAATTAGGAGAAGAAAGAGAAAGAGGAGTAACTATCGATTTAGCTCACCAAAAATTCTCCACCAAAAAATACGACTACACTGTAGTAGACTGTCCTGGACACAGAGACTTCGTTAAAAACATGATCACTGGTGCTTCCCAAGCAGACGCTGGTGTTTTAGTAGTTGCAGCAGACGACGGTGTAATGCCTCAAACTAAAGAACACGTGTTCTTATCCAAAACTTTAGGTATCAACCAATTAATCGTTGCTATCAACAAAATCGACTTAGTTGATTACTCCGAAGACAAATACAACGAATTAAAAGAAGAAGTATCAAACTTAATTAAAACCGTAGGATTCAACCCTGCAGATGTACCTTTCATCCCATTATCTGCATTCGAAGGGGACAACATTAACGATGCATCTCCTAACACTCCTTGGTACAAAGGTGACAACTTAATTGATGCATTAGACAAATTAACCCCACCTGAAAAACCTACTAACTTACCTTTAAGAATTCCTATTCAAGACGTCTACTCCATTACTGGTGTAGGAACCGTACCTGTAGGAAGAGTTGAAACTGGTGTAATGAAAAAAGGTGAAAACGTTATCTTTGAACCTGCTGGAGCTTCCGGAGAAGTTAAATCTATCGAAATGCACCACGAAGTATTCGACTCCGCTGAACCTGGTGACAACATCGGATTCAATGTAAGAGGTGTAGGTAAAAACGATATCAGAAGAGGAGACGTTGCAGGACACACTGATTCCGCTCCTACTGTAGCTAAAGAATTCGATGCACAAATTGTTGTTTTACAACACCCTGGTGTAATTACCGTTGGATACACTCCTGTATTCCACTGTCACACTTCCCAAGTAGCATGTACTTTCTTAGAATTATCCAAAAAATTAAACCCTGCTACTGGTGCTGTTGACGAAGAAAACCCTGACTTCTTAAAAACCGGTAACGCAGCTATTGTAAAAATCAAACCTACCAAACCTATGTGTCTCGAAAACGCAAAAGAAATCCCTCAAATGGGTAGATTTGCTATCAGAGATATGGGTCAAACTGTTGCAGCAGGTTTATGTCTTAACATTACCCCAGCAAAATAA
- the rpsJ gene encoding 30S ribosomal protein S10, with protein MNQARIKLTGTDPEKLAYVCDQLKKIAERTGVDLSGPIPLPTKKLVVPTRKSPDGEGKASWEKWELRIHKRLIGIGADERAMRQVMKVNVPDNVSIEIELKG; from the coding sequence ATGAATCAAGCAAGAATTAAGCTTACAGGAACTGACCCAGAAAAATTAGCATACGTATGTGATCAACTTAAAAAAATTGCTGAAAGAACTGGTGTTGACTTATCTGGTCCTATTCCATTACCAACTAAAAAATTAGTTGTACCTACAAGAAAATCTCCAGATGGAGAAGGTAAAGCTTCTTGGGAAAAATGGGAACTCAGGATTCACAAACGTTTAATCGGTATTGGAGCTGATGAACGTGCAATGAGACAAGTTATGAAAGTCAATGTTCCTGATAATGTTAGTATCGAAATTGAACTTAAAGGATAA
- the rpoA2 gene encoding DNA-directed RNA polymerase subunit A'' produces the protein MDDIIIKINDTIAEINDSENLNIDFPDSYIEDLAKAYIQNDLSDDELRKLVIKLKNAYDRAHVEAGEAVGTVAAQSVGEPGTQMTMRTFHYAGVTELNVTLGLPRLIEIVDARKEIATPTMDIYFDEERRNDEEFVRTLANKIGKSTINDILSDFNLNYGTMEVEAILDSKKIEEKRLDREEINAIIGKTFKKAVINNDEIVIPSGKPDSKSSDVKFEIRELRLLADKVRDLQISGIKGIGKVIIRRDDEWIIHTEGSNLKEILDMEGIDHVRTTTNNIHEIGEVLGIEAARQSIINEAQNTLSEQGLSVDVRHIMLVADIMTSEGVVKSIGRHGISGEKSSVLARAAFEETGKHLLRASIRGEVDDLTGIIENIIIGQPIPLGTGSVGVKMDYKNE, from the coding sequence ATGGATGATATTATAATTAAGATAAATGACACAATTGCTGAAATTAATGATTCAGAAAATCTCAACATTGATTTTCCAGATAGTTATATCGAAGATTTAGCTAAAGCTTATATTCAAAATGATTTATCTGATGATGAGTTAAGAAAATTAGTAATCAAGCTTAAAAATGCCTATGACCGAGCTCATGTTGAAGCTGGAGAGGCTGTTGGAACAGTAGCTGCTCAATCTGTTGGTGAACCAGGTACTCAGATGACTATGCGTACTTTTCACTATGCAGGGGTAACTGAGCTAAACGTAACATTAGGTCTTCCGAGACTTATTGAGATTGTTGATGCAAGAAAAGAGATTGCTACTCCAACTATGGATATTTACTTTGATGAAGAAAGACGTAATGATGAAGAGTTTGTTAGAACTTTAGCTAACAAGATTGGTAAAAGTACTATAAACGATATTCTTTCTGATTTCAATTTAAATTATGGTACTATGGAAGTTGAAGCAATTTTAGACAGTAAAAAGATTGAGGAAAAAAGACTTGATCGTGAAGAAATCAATGCTATAATTGGAAAAACTTTCAAGAAAGCTGTTATTAATAATGATGAAATTGTTATTCCATCAGGAAAACCGGATTCCAAATCCTCAGATGTTAAATTTGAAATTAGGGAACTTCGTCTCTTAGCAGATAAGGTTCGTGATTTACAGATTAGTGGTATAAAAGGTATCGGAAAAGTTATTATTCGTCGTGATGATGAATGGATTATCCATACCGAAGGATCCAACCTTAAAGAAATTCTTGACATGGAAGGTATTGATCATGTGAGAACTACCACCAATAACATTCATGAAATCGGTGAGGTTTTAGGAATCGAAGCAGCTCGTCAATCTATTATTAACGAAGCTCAAAATACTCTTTCAGAACAAGGTCTTAGTGTAGATGTAAGACATATTATGTTAGTTGCAGATATCATGACTTCAGAAGGTGTTGTAAAATCCATTGGAAGACATGGTATTAGTGGTGAAAAATCAAGTGTTTTAGCTCGTGCAGCTTTTGAAGAAACTGGTAAACATTTGCTTCGTGCAAGTATTCGCGGTGAAGTGGATGATTTAACTGGTATCATCGAAAATATTATTATTGGACAACCAATACCTCTTGGTACCGGTTCTGTCGGTGTCAAAATGGATTATAAAAATGAATAG
- a CDS encoding NusA-like transcription termination signal-binding factor: protein MSIKFSANEIRYIALFENMTGAMVKDCIIDDEHGKVTFVVKNGDMGLAIGKKGSSVSKVQRAVDKGVEIIELDDDPIQFIKNLLSPAKVQSVKVSQKQSGKKIATVTADNTNKRIAIGKNGINIERAKLLANRQHNIDNIILK, encoded by the coding sequence GTGTCTATTAAATTTAGTGCAAATGAAATAAGATACATAGCTCTTTTCGAAAATATGACTGGAGCAATGGTTAAAGATTGCATTATCGATGATGAACACGGTAAAGTTACTTTCGTTGTAAAGAATGGTGACATGGGACTCGCTATTGGTAAGAAAGGAAGTTCCGTATCTAAAGTTCAAAGAGCAGTAGATAAAGGTGTAGAAATCATTGAATTAGATGATGACCCTATACAATTCATTAAAAATCTTTTATCTCCTGCTAAAGTACAATCTGTTAAAGTAAGTCAAAAGCAGTCAGGTAAAAAAATAGCTACTGTTACAGCAGATAATACTAACAAACGTATTGCTATCGGTAAAAATGGAATCAATATTGAAAGGGCTAAATTATTAGCAAACAGACAACATAATATTGACAATATTATTTTAAAATAG